The Agromyces hippuratus genome has a window encoding:
- a CDS encoding EXPERA domain-containing protein: protein MTAEPGPVPNLPLRERPFDWFFIVVFSLFTITSLISDMLPTLGVDISQPSANFFVNSNYWYASDTDPLFMEPPVWMRIVTGLSAFVYMPFYILLVISLVRGWNWIQLPSVIYATMISTITGIIVFGVEFFGEPEWQTTNPVKFLAFNLPYVLIPIVLLVRMRKPEPFTRRF from the coding sequence ATGACCGCCGAACCGGGGCCCGTGCCGAACCTGCCGCTGCGTGAACGTCCGTTCGACTGGTTCTTCATCGTGGTCTTCTCGCTCTTCACGATCACGAGCCTGATCAGCGACATGCTGCCGACGCTCGGCGTCGACATCTCGCAGCCGTCGGCGAACTTCTTCGTGAACTCGAACTACTGGTACGCGAGCGACACCGACCCGTTGTTCATGGAGCCGCCGGTGTGGATGCGCATCGTCACCGGGCTCTCGGCCTTCGTCTACATGCCGTTCTACATCCTGCTCGTCATCTCGCTCGTCCGCGGCTGGAACTGGATCCAACTGCCCAGCGTCATCTACGCGACGATGATCTCGACCATCACGGGCATCATCGTGTTCGGCGTCGAGTTCTTCGGCGAGCCCGAGTGGCAGACGACCAACCCCGTGAAGTTCCTCGCATTCAACCTGCCGTACGTGCTGATTCCCATCGTGCTGCTCGTGCGTATGCGGAAGCCCGAGCCGTTCACCCGGCGGTTCTGA
- a CDS encoding PIG-L deacetylase family protein, with translation MRKRTVALIVVAAVILALLGGVYWAGRHLFHEPTARGVDSIVAELDGERVLGVFAHPDDEQTVNGLFFRAHQGGAYTAMITATQGEAGHQTPVVARQADLGDIRRAEALKNSFNLGVDRHVVWDYPDGGVPEADEDELVARVVAEMKRVQPDIVVGFWPESGATGHEDHMQMGRVTELAIAELEASGGAYTGPKHLVSTISPSGALSIFGGEAGAFVVANQPKPEYAMSAEVAKKHEGWTIHASQSNYMQESYILPTWLIYALWDQEFYHVRDLEAEPLG, from the coding sequence ATGCGCAAGCGCACCGTCGCGCTCATCGTCGTCGCCGCCGTCATCCTCGCCCTGCTCGGCGGGGTCTACTGGGCGGGTCGCCACCTCTTCCACGAACCCACCGCGAGGGGCGTCGACTCGATCGTCGCCGAACTCGACGGCGAGCGCGTGCTCGGCGTGTTCGCGCACCCCGATGACGAGCAGACCGTCAACGGACTGTTCTTCCGCGCCCACCAGGGCGGCGCGTACACGGCGATGATCACGGCGACCCAGGGCGAGGCCGGGCACCAGACCCCCGTGGTCGCGCGGCAGGCGGACCTCGGCGACATCCGCAGGGCCGAGGCGCTGAAGAACAGCTTCAACCTCGGCGTCGACCGCCACGTCGTCTGGGACTATCCCGACGGCGGCGTGCCCGAGGCCGATGAAGACGAGCTCGTCGCGCGCGTCGTCGCCGAGATGAAGCGGGTGCAGCCCGACATCGTCGTCGGCTTCTGGCCCGAAAGCGGGGCGACGGGGCACGAGGATCACATGCAGATGGGCCGGGTGACCGAGCTCGCGATCGCCGAACTCGAGGCATCGGGCGGCGCCTACACCGGACCGAAGCACCTCGTCTCCACGATCAGCCCGTCGGGTGCGCTCTCGATCTTCGGCGGCGAGGCCGGCGCGTTCGTCGTCGCCAACCAGCCGAAGCCCGAGTACGCCATGAGCGCCGAGGTGGCGAAGAAGCACGAGGGCTGGACGATCCACGCCTCGCAGTCGAACTACATGCAGGAGTCGTACATCCTGCCGACGTGGCTCATCTACGCGCTCTGGGATCAGGAGTTCTACCACGTGCGCGATCTCGAGGCCGAGCCGCTGGGGTGA
- a CDS encoding HNH endonuclease signature motif containing protein: protein MAGIPEALEQVRSALHAALDLDPPRGLGDDELLVALGALEGVGRLLDAHRATFAGEVADRSRVELGAGRLSTRKGCRSAAELIERVTQVSGTEARRRVSVGRATLADTGLTGQPVPAAHPHVAAALVAGSLGLDAAATIVRELGRTRTVADPTRLDVAERELVDQATGTGDAAPVRASADELAVQARAWAVFLDQDGTEPDDERAMRRRGFRVGRARDGLIQISGELLPEVAAKLKRLLDAHLSPRSGGGFLTGAERSDLAVQAETRTTEQQRHDVLAAIIDTAARSGEHPSIGGAAPTVLVSVRAVDLETGSGAGHADGVELPISLRAVRHMVCTGGIQTVVSDAAGRIIRLGSPERCFTPHQRRAITLRDGGCLIPGCTVPAAWCEIHHVIPDARGGPTHTENGVLLCWFHHRTIDSSGWGIRMRRGVPEIRPPAWLDPGGSWRKSTTSPTRLADRLDHDHAPPERKTA from the coding sequence ATGGCAGGCATTCCCGAGGCGCTCGAGCAGGTACGCTCGGCGCTTCATGCCGCGCTCGATCTCGACCCACCGCGGGGGCTCGGTGATGACGAACTGCTCGTCGCACTGGGGGCGCTCGAAGGCGTCGGGCGGTTGCTCGACGCGCACCGTGCCACCTTCGCCGGTGAGGTCGCCGACCGCAGCCGGGTCGAACTCGGCGCCGGGCGCCTGTCGACGCGCAAGGGGTGCCGGTCTGCGGCCGAACTGATCGAACGAGTCACGCAGGTCTCGGGCACCGAGGCGCGCCGCAGAGTCTCGGTCGGTAGGGCGACCCTGGCCGATACCGGCCTGACCGGGCAGCCCGTGCCGGCGGCGCACCCGCACGTGGCCGCTGCACTCGTCGCAGGCTCGCTCGGCCTCGACGCGGCAGCGACGATCGTTCGGGAACTCGGTCGCACCCGCACCGTGGCCGACCCCACGCGACTCGATGTCGCCGAGCGTGAACTCGTCGACCAGGCGACCGGCACGGGTGACGCGGCACCGGTGCGTGCCAGCGCCGACGAGCTCGCCGTGCAGGCCCGCGCGTGGGCGGTGTTCCTGGATCAAGACGGAACAGAACCCGACGACGAACGCGCGATGCGCCGGCGCGGGTTCCGGGTCGGGCGCGCACGCGACGGACTCATCCAGATCTCGGGCGAGTTGCTGCCCGAGGTCGCGGCGAAGCTGAAGCGCCTCCTCGATGCGCACCTCTCGCCCCGCAGCGGCGGCGGATTCCTCACCGGCGCCGAACGCTCCGACCTCGCGGTGCAGGCCGAGACCCGCACCACCGAACAGCAACGGCACGACGTGCTCGCCGCGATCATCGACACCGCGGCACGGTCCGGCGAACACCCGAGCATCGGCGGCGCAGCACCGACGGTGCTCGTCAGCGTTCGGGCAGTCGACCTCGAGACCGGCTCCGGTGCCGGGCACGCCGACGGCGTCGAACTGCCGATCTCACTCCGCGCGGTGCGGCACATGGTCTGCACCGGAGGCATCCAGACCGTGGTCTCCGACGCCGCGGGCCGCATCATCCGCCTCGGTTCACCTGAACGCTGCTTCACCCCGCACCAACGACGGGCGATCACCCTCCGCGACGGCGGCTGCCTCATCCCCGGCTGCACCGTGCCCGCTGCCTGGTGCGAGATCCACCACGTCATCCCAGACGCACGCGGCGGCCCCACTCACACCGAGAACGGCGTACTCCTGTGCTGGTTCCATCACCGCACGATCGACTCATCGGGGTGGGGCATCCGCATGCGACGCGGGGTGCCCGAGATCCGGCCACCCGCCTGGCTCGACCCGGGCGGCAGCTGGCGCAAGTCGACCACCTCACCCACCCGACTCGCCGATCGACTCGACCACGACCACGCACCACCCGAACGCAAGACGGCGTGA
- a CDS encoding SDR family NAD(P)-dependent oxidoreductase produces MTDQPTGLAGRTVLIAGATSASGRAVARALLDAGARVVAVGSDDGRLEALEAELPGVIGERADLTDGDDVLELAMRVHARVGDLDGVVHLVGGWRGGGGIAGQTEEDYRVLERSFTALRYVSRAFWDDLVASPAGRIAIVSSTTVDRPTAGGANYTAIKAASESWMRSLAQGFAKAGDTAAAVTFRVQALAGLEDRLAAEVVELWAADAAELNGRVETLSA; encoded by the coding sequence ATGACCGACCAGCCCACCGGCCTCGCCGGCCGCACCGTGCTGATCGCCGGCGCGACGAGCGCCTCCGGCCGGGCGGTCGCCCGTGCCCTGCTCGACGCAGGGGCCCGCGTGGTCGCCGTCGGCAGTGACGACGGGCGCCTCGAGGCGCTCGAGGCCGAGTTGCCCGGCGTCATCGGCGAGCGCGCCGACCTCACCGACGGCGACGACGTGCTCGAACTCGCGATGCGCGTGCATGCTCGGGTCGGCGACCTCGACGGCGTCGTGCACCTCGTCGGCGGCTGGCGCGGCGGCGGCGGCATCGCCGGGCAGACCGAAGAGGACTACCGCGTGCTCGAGCGGTCGTTCACGGCGCTGCGCTACGTCAGCCGTGCGTTCTGGGACGACCTCGTGGCCTCCCCCGCGGGCCGCATCGCGATCGTCTCGTCGACGACGGTCGACCGGCCCACCGCGGGCGGCGCGAACTACACCGCGATCAAGGCGGCGAGCGAGTCGTGGATGCGCTCGCTCGCGCAGGGCTTCGCCAAGGCGGGCGACACCGCCGCGGCCGTCACCTTCCGCGTGCAGGCCCTCGCCGGCCTCGAAGATCGGCTCGCCGCCGAGGTCGTCGAACTCTGGGCAGCGGATGCCGCTGAGCTGAACGGGCGCGTCGAGACGCTGTCGGCCTGA
- a CDS encoding DUF4190 domain-containing protein has product MTTPAPAPVSAPSAPAEKWNVLAIVGFVLSLLGTNIVAIVLGFIALSQVKKSGERGRGLALAAVIIGFASIVLYIIIFIATFAFVAATPAVTSY; this is encoded by the coding sequence ATGACCACTCCCGCTCCCGCCCCCGTGTCCGCACCGTCGGCGCCCGCCGAGAAGTGGAACGTCCTCGCGATCGTCGGCTTCGTGCTCTCGCTCCTCGGCACCAACATCGTCGCCATCGTGCTCGGGTTCATCGCCCTGAGCCAGGTGAAGAAGTCGGGTGAGCGCGGCCGCGGCCTCGCGCTCGCTGCCGTCATCATCGGCTTCGCGTCGATCGTGCTCTACATCATCATCTTCATCGCGACCTTCGCGTTCGTTGCGGCGACCCCCGCGGTCACGTCCTACTGA
- a CDS encoding DUF6421 family protein, with product MSSNTTIDAIIGEPEVLEDAVTAADLALAEGVETDAAWLRLKESATALQGLQVKDGSVPEASDPSTGSGSREQASRLVDAIVESIEALAPRFPHEAEYLAASVVDFRRWQAEGFGVPDFLDSLVVFQPQRHRIDGIRHLVVFPMYTQNGSSDRHVEALVVETIWPEFIAELEAGDYGNKLFVSLRLVDFTPGYDTNSAVLFPETVAMREIPTFTWGAIFQDREAARYRRVVRAASDITKLELPADAAALLDDQELAERTFVMWDIIHDRTHMRGDLPFDPFMIKQRMPFFLYSLEELRCDLTAFRESVKIERSLNARLAAGEELTEAEEQMRSTGKLVQYAVIFDRIFRFAITGSRVRNYDGLGGQLLFAWLHQKHVLDWTDVSLSFDWDAVPDAVVELGDAIDELYWKSIDRPKTVHWLAAYDLVTSVVTPNPASVWAEGLPREVLAGPPKGYTDLVMDDEFPLSMFYEALDKKMKPVIESTVGITAADA from the coding sequence ATGTCGAGCAACACCACGATCGACGCCATCATCGGCGAACCCGAGGTTCTCGAGGACGCGGTGACCGCCGCCGACCTCGCGCTCGCCGAGGGCGTCGAGACGGATGCCGCGTGGCTCCGCCTCAAGGAGTCGGCGACCGCGCTCCAGGGCCTGCAGGTGAAGGACGGCTCGGTGCCCGAGGCATCCGACCCTTCGACGGGCTCAGGGAGCAGGGAACAGGCATCCCGTCTCGTCGACGCGATCGTCGAGTCGATCGAAGCGCTCGCGCCGCGGTTCCCGCACGAGGCCGAGTACCTCGCGGCATCCGTCGTCGACTTCCGCCGCTGGCAGGCCGAGGGCTTCGGCGTGCCCGACTTCCTCGACTCGCTCGTCGTGTTCCAGCCGCAGCGGCACCGCATCGACGGCATCCGCCACCTCGTGGTCTTCCCCATGTACACGCAGAACGGCTCGTCCGACCGGCACGTCGAGGCGCTCGTCGTCGAGACGATCTGGCCCGAGTTCATCGCAGAGCTCGAGGCCGGCGACTACGGCAACAAGCTCTTCGTGAGCCTGCGCCTCGTCGACTTCACGCCGGGCTACGACACGAACTCGGCAGTGCTGTTCCCCGAGACGGTCGCGATGCGCGAGATCCCGACGTTCACGTGGGGCGCGATCTTCCAGGACCGCGAGGCGGCGCGTTACCGCCGCGTCGTGCGCGCGGCATCCGACATCACGAAGCTCGAGCTGCCCGCCGACGCGGCGGCGCTGCTCGACGACCAGGAGCTCGCCGAGCGCACGTTCGTGATGTGGGACATCATCCACGACCGCACGCACATGCGCGGCGACCTGCCGTTCGACCCGTTCATGATCAAGCAGCGCATGCCGTTCTTCCTCTACTCGCTCGAGGAGCTGCGGTGCGACCTGACCGCGTTCCGCGAGTCGGTGAAGATCGAGCGCAGCCTGAACGCGCGCCTCGCCGCCGGCGAGGAGCTCACCGAGGCCGAGGAGCAGATGCGCTCCACCGGCAAGCTCGTGCAGTACGCGGTGATCTTCGACCGCATCTTCCGCTTCGCCATCACGGGATCGCGCGTGCGCAACTACGACGGACTCGGCGGCCAGCTGCTGTTCGCGTGGCTGCACCAGAAGCACGTGCTCGACTGGACCGACGTCTCGCTCAGCTTCGACTGGGACGCCGTGCCCGACGCGGTCGTCGAACTCGGCGACGCGATCGACGAGCTCTACTGGAAGTCGATCGACCGCCCGAAGACGGTGCACTGGCTCGCCGCCTACGACCTCGTCACGAGCGTCGTGACGCCGAACCCGGCGTCGGTGTGGGCCGAGGGCCTGCCGCGCGAGGTGCTCGCCGGCCCGCCCAAGGGCTACACCGACCTCGTGATGGACGACGAGTTCCCGCTGTCGATGTTCTACGAGGCCCTCGACAAGAAGATGAAGCCCGTCATCGAGTCGACCGTCGGCATCACGGCCGCCGACGCCTGA
- a CDS encoding DHA2 family efflux MFS transporter permease subunit: MSTTLDAAVRPSTRRSGARRPGPLWLVLLATALPMFMATLDNLVMTNALPVLHAEFGASVEELQWFMNAYTLAFASTILMAVALGDRFGRRTLFIIGIAVFTLSSALAALATDPGQLIAARAVQGFGAAAIMPLSLTLLAGAVPPARRPLAIGIWGGVAGLGVATGPLVGGAVIEGWAWQAIFWINVPVGVISIALVLLALQNSFGARLRADVFGLALSGLGLLGLVYGIVRGNEAGWSSAEVLGSLIAGGVLLVGFVVWESRASAPLLPLRLFGDRSFTVANLAGFGFSFGAFGSIFILIQFLQVVQGATPLEAAVQTSPWTLAPMVVAPLAGAFAGRVGTRAFIVAGLAALSAALFWLTGLLDADTEYSAFVAPFILAGVGMGLVFAPSATAVLATMQPDDHAKASGTNSMLREVGVALGIAVSTAVFTGAGGALTPADYTVGAEPAVVVGASVLLASALIALLLPAGRATPAATGAPTTTAALVH; the protein is encoded by the coding sequence CGACGACCGGGTCCGCTCTGGCTCGTCCTCCTCGCCACGGCACTGCCGATGTTCATGGCGACGCTCGACAACCTCGTCATGACCAACGCGCTGCCCGTGCTGCACGCGGAGTTCGGGGCATCCGTCGAAGAGCTGCAGTGGTTCATGAACGCGTACACACTCGCGTTCGCGAGCACGATCCTGATGGCGGTCGCCCTCGGCGACCGATTCGGGCGACGCACCCTCTTCATCATCGGCATCGCGGTGTTCACGCTGAGTTCGGCGCTCGCCGCCCTCGCCACCGATCCGGGCCAGCTCATCGCCGCGCGAGCCGTGCAGGGCTTCGGCGCCGCCGCCATCATGCCGCTCTCGCTCACCCTGCTCGCGGGCGCCGTGCCGCCGGCACGCCGCCCCCTCGCCATCGGCATCTGGGGCGGGGTGGCGGGCCTCGGCGTCGCCACCGGACCGCTCGTCGGCGGCGCGGTCATCGAGGGCTGGGCCTGGCAGGCGATCTTCTGGATCAACGTGCCCGTCGGCGTGATCTCGATCGCGCTCGTGCTGCTCGCACTGCAGAACAGCTTCGGCGCCCGGCTCCGCGCCGACGTCTTCGGCCTCGCCCTCTCGGGACTCGGCCTCCTCGGCCTCGTCTACGGCATCGTGCGGGGCAACGAGGCAGGCTGGTCGAGCGCCGAGGTGCTCGGCAGCCTCATCGCCGGCGGCGTGCTCCTCGTCGGCTTCGTCGTCTGGGAGTCACGCGCCTCGGCGCCGTTGCTGCCGCTCCGACTCTTCGGCGATCGCAGCTTCACGGTCGCGAATCTCGCGGGGTTCGGCTTCAGCTTCGGCGCGTTCGGGTCGATCTTCATCCTCATCCAGTTCCTGCAGGTCGTGCAGGGCGCGACCCCGCTCGAAGCCGCGGTGCAGACCTCGCCGTGGACGCTCGCCCCGATGGTCGTCGCGCCGCTCGCCGGGGCGTTCGCCGGGCGCGTCGGCACGCGCGCCTTCATCGTCGCGGGCCTCGCAGCCCTGTCGGCGGCGCTCTTCTGGTTGACGGGTCTGCTCGACGCCGACACCGAGTACTCGGCCTTCGTGGCCCCGTTCATCCTCGCGGGCGTCGGCATGGGCCTCGTGTTCGCCCCGTCGGCGACAGCCGTGCTCGCGACCATGCAGCCCGACGACCACGCGAAGGCCAGCGGCACGAACTCGATGCTCCGCGAGGTGGGCGTCGCGCTCGGCATCGCCGTCTCGACGGCGGTCTTCACCGGAGCCGGCGGCGCACTCACCCCCGCCGACTACACCGTCGGCGCCGAGCCGGCCGTCGTGGTCGGCGCATCGGTGCTGCTCGCCTCGGCGCTCATCGCCCTGCTGCTGCCGGCCGGGCGGGCGACGCCTGCAGCGACCGGCGCGCCGACCACGACGGCCGCCCTCGTGCACTGA
- a CDS encoding phage holin family protein: MIRFLIRTLISLVTVAIGLLVASWILPDFHIEWGGFLIAIVVFTIAQAVLGPFIFNVARQHASAILGGIGLVSTFVALLIASLFPGGITIDGWVTWVLATLTIWIITALGTWLLPLIFLKEKVKGVKA; encoded by the coding sequence ATGATCCGGTTCCTCATCCGCACGCTGATCTCCCTCGTGACGGTCGCCATCGGCCTGCTCGTCGCGTCGTGGATCCTCCCCGACTTCCATATCGAGTGGGGCGGGTTCCTCATCGCCATCGTCGTCTTCACGATCGCGCAGGCGGTGCTCGGCCCGTTCATCTTCAACGTCGCGCGGCAGCACGCGTCTGCGATCCTCGGCGGCATCGGCCTCGTCTCGACGTTCGTGGCGCTGCTGATCGCGTCGCTCTTCCCGGGCGGCATCACGATCGACGGCTGGGTGACCTGGGTGCTCGCGACCCTCACCATCTGGATCATCACCGCACTCGGCACCTGGCTCCTGCCCCTCATCTTCCTCAAGGAGAAGGTGAAGGGCGTCAAGGCCTGA
- a CDS encoding ArsR/SmtB family transcription factor: MLSDPNRPLYEVKAGLFKGLAHPIRIRILEVLSTAPEASVSELIAATSLEASHLSQHLAVLRRNRLVVADRRGSLVYYRLAYPQVADLLRVARALLGEILETTQRQLVDQGGLPEIPPVSVPA; encoded by the coding sequence ATGCTCTCGGACCCCAACCGCCCGCTGTACGAGGTGAAGGCCGGCCTCTTCAAGGGCCTCGCCCATCCGATCCGCATCCGCATCCTCGAGGTGCTCTCGACCGCGCCCGAGGCATCCGTCTCGGAGCTCATCGCGGCGACCTCGCTCGAGGCATCGCACCTGTCGCAGCACCTTGCGGTGCTCCGTCGCAATCGGCTCGTCGTGGCCGACCGACGCGGCAGCCTCGTCTACTACCGGCTGGCCTATCCCCAGGTCGCCGACCTGCTGCGCGTGGCTCGCGCGCTGCTCGGTGAGATCCTCGAGACCACCCAGCGCCAGCTCGTCGACCAGGGCGGGCTGCCCGAGATCCCGCCGGTGAGCGTGCCGGCATGA
- a CDS encoding PadR family transcriptional regulator, with protein MARRREGRLVDLEVDILAAGMELQGDDGEFYGFALAKRIAERSDAAALTAHGTLYKALARLSERGLLESVWEDAAIGEAEGRPRRRLYRVTGAGELAYRTELEARRVVAAAPAKAAFA; from the coding sequence ATGGCACGCAGACGCGAAGGACGGCTCGTCGACCTCGAGGTCGACATCCTCGCCGCAGGCATGGAGCTCCAAGGAGACGACGGCGAGTTCTACGGCTTCGCGCTCGCGAAGCGCATCGCCGAGCGATCGGATGCCGCCGCGCTCACCGCGCACGGCACGCTCTACAAGGCGCTCGCCCGCCTGAGTGAACGGGGTCTCCTCGAATCCGTCTGGGAGGATGCCGCGATCGGTGAGGCCGAGGGGCGCCCGCGACGCCGCCTGTATCGCGTCACGGGTGCCGGCGAACTCGCGTACCGCACCGAGCTCGAGGCGCGGCGGGTCGTCGCTGCCGCCCCGGCGAAGGCGGCCTTCGCATGA
- a CDS encoding MFS transporter, whose amino-acid sequence MAERATREETAPNPAARRVQAAYFTLLIGNTLAASFIWGVNTLFLLDAGLTNFEAFAANAFFSVGMVIFEVPTGVVADTLGRRVSYLLGTVTLAVTTVLYYLLWVAHSPFWMWAIVSVLLGLGFTFFSGAVEAWLVDALAATGYTGGLERVFGRGLALAGAAMFIGSILGGVVAQATNLGVPFLIRAGILIVMFVVAAVVMHDLGFTPAGRAHPIRATKEVFNASVKYGLGRRPVRYVMFASFFTTGVGFYVFYALQPYLVELWGDTGAYSIAGLAAAILSGSQVIGGLVAPWVRRRFRKRTTTIILSLVVSSLVLLALGVNRNFWIALVLLTVWGLVDAAAGPVQQAYLNDMIPSQQRATVLSFDSLLGSTGGAVIQPVLGRSADLWGYPGSLVVSGGIQALAVPFLWLSRRQGSPADVATDESPESPEEITEQGPPVG is encoded by the coding sequence ATGGCCGAACGCGCGACGCGCGAGGAGACGGCACCGAACCCGGCGGCGCGCCGGGTGCAGGCGGCGTACTTCACGTTGCTCATCGGCAACACGCTCGCCGCCTCGTTCATCTGGGGCGTCAACACGCTCTTCCTGCTCGACGCCGGCCTCACGAACTTCGAGGCGTTCGCCGCCAACGCCTTCTTCTCGGTGGGAATGGTGATCTTCGAGGTGCCGACGGGCGTCGTCGCCGACACCCTCGGGCGACGGGTCTCGTACCTGCTCGGCACCGTCACGCTCGCCGTGACGACGGTGCTGTACTACCTGCTGTGGGTGGCCCATTCGCCGTTCTGGATGTGGGCCATCGTCTCGGTGCTGCTCGGGCTCGGCTTCACCTTCTTCTCGGGTGCCGTCGAGGCGTGGCTCGTCGACGCGCTCGCCGCGACCGGCTACACGGGCGGCCTCGAACGGGTCTTCGGGCGCGGGCTCGCGCTCGCGGGCGCGGCGATGTTCATCGGCTCGATCCTGGGCGGCGTGGTCGCCCAGGCGACGAATCTCGGGGTGCCGTTCCTCATCCGTGCGGGCATCCTCATCGTCATGTTCGTGGTCGCGGCGGTCGTGATGCACGACCTCGGGTTCACGCCGGCCGGGCGCGCGCACCCGATCCGCGCGACGAAGGAGGTCTTCAACGCCTCGGTGAAGTACGGGCTGGGGCGGCGCCCGGTGCGGTACGTCATGTTCGCGTCGTTCTTCACGACGGGCGTCGGCTTCTACGTCTTCTACGCGCTGCAGCCCTACCTCGTCGAACTCTGGGGCGACACGGGCGCCTACTCGATCGCGGGTCTCGCCGCGGCGATCCTGTCGGGGTCGCAGGTCATCGGCGGGCTCGTGGCGCCGTGGGTGCGCCGGCGCTTCCGCAAGCGCACGACGACCATCATCCTGAGCCTCGTCGTATCGAGCCTCGTGCTGCTCGCCCTCGGCGTGAACCGGAACTTCTGGATCGCGCTCGTGCTCCTCACTGTCTGGGGGCTCGTCGACGCGGCCGCCGGCCCGGTGCAGCAGGCGTACCTGAACGACATGATCCCGTCGCAGCAGCGCGCGACCGTGCTCTCGTTCGACTCGCTGCTCGGCAGCACGGGCGGCGCCGTGATCCAGCCGGTGCTCGGCCGTTCGGCCGACCTCTGGGGCTACCCCGGATCGCTCGTCGTGAGCGGCGGCATCCAGGCCCTCGCCGTGCCGTTCCTGTGGCTGAGTCGCAGGCAGGGTTCGCCGGCGGATGTCGCGACCGACGAGTCGCCCGAGAGCCCCGAGGAGATCACGGAGCAGGGGCCGCCAGTGGGGTAG